In Primulina eburnea isolate SZY01 chromosome 3, ASM2296580v1, whole genome shotgun sequence, one DNA window encodes the following:
- the LOC140827794 gene encoding uncharacterized protein isoform X1: protein MWWSTTLMTLDAQRIIPSWDIFKLKFKESYCPPSFYSSKASEFHNLKQGDMSVADYADTFYAMLRYATHVAASQVAVVESFIEGLNDHLHPFVSIGKPLNYLEAVEIAKRAEASLKRSGNRVPTQHHQSGRQQFNSSGSASLRPRGKQFKKPGSSSSSSGSSGNRGGYRYSGPYCDHCGGKHSSNQCVGVQGVCNVCGRPGHFSRVCPSKTGKSSQSGSGAQSNRIPAPSQSSQQPSRPSQQSRGQGSQQNQSSAHVFALTEDEAQAAPDLPSRFAASGRGSASGARD, encoded by the exons ATGTGGTGGTCTACTACATTGATGACTTTAGATGCTCAGAGGATCATTCCATCTTGGGATATATTCAAGCTGAAGTTTAAGGAGAGCTATTGTCCTCCATCATTCTATAGTTCTAAGGCTTCTGAGTTTCATAACCTGAAACAAGGCGATATGTCAGTGGCGGATTATGCAGATACTTTTTATGCTATGCTGAGATATGCTACTCATGTTGCTGCGAGTCAGGTTGCTGTCGTCGAAAGTTTCATTGAAGGATTGAACGATCATCTGCACCCTTTTGTTTCTATCGGTAAGCCACTGAATTACCTTGAGGCGGTGGAAATAGCAAAAAGGGCTGAAGCTAGTCTTAAGAGGAGTGGCAATCGAGTTCCTACCCAACATCATCAGTCGGGGAGGCAACAATTCAATTCATCTGGTTCTGCATCTCTTCGTCCACGTGGGAAACAATTTAAGAAGCCTGGTTCTAGTTCTTCGAGTTCAGGGAGTTCGGGGAACCGTGGGGGATATCGCTATAGTGGACCTTACTGTGATCACTGTGGAGGCAAGCATTCCAGTAATCAGTGTGTTGGAGTTCAAGGGGTTTGCAATGTTTGTGGTCGGCCGGGCCATTTTTCTAGAGTCTGTCCTAGTAAGACGGGGAAATCATCCCAGTCAGGTAGTGGAGCTCAAAGTAATAGAATTCCAGCACCGTCCCAGTCTTCCCAGCAGCCTAGTCGCCCTTCGCAACAGAGCAGAGGGCAAGGTAGTCAACAGAATCAGTCATCTGCTCATGTttttgctttgacagaggatGAGGCTCAGGCAGCTCCAG ATCTCCCGAGTCGTTTTGCAGCATCAGGCCGAGGTTCCGCCAGTGGAGCTCGGGATTGA
- the LOC140827794 gene encoding uncharacterized protein isoform X2 yields the protein MWWSTTLMTLDAQRIIPSWDIFKLKFKESYCPPSFYSSKASEFHNLKQGDMSVADYADTFYAMLRYATHVAASQVAVVESFIEGLNDHLHPFVSIGKPLNYLEAVEIAKRAEASLKRSGNRVPTQHHQSGRQQFNSSGSASLRPRGKQFKKPGSSSSSSGSSGNRGGYRYSGPYCDHCGGKHSSNQCVGVQGVCNVCGRPGHFSRVCPSKTGKSSQSGSGAQSNRIPAPSQSSQQPSRPSQQSRGQGSQQNQSSAHVFALTEDEAQAAPGQWY from the exons ATGTGGTGGTCTACTACATTGATGACTTTAGATGCTCAGAGGATCATTCCATCTTGGGATATATTCAAGCTGAAGTTTAAGGAGAGCTATTGTCCTCCATCATTCTATAGTTCTAAGGCTTCTGAGTTTCATAACCTGAAACAAGGCGATATGTCAGTGGCGGATTATGCAGATACTTTTTATGCTATGCTGAGATATGCTACTCATGTTGCTGCGAGTCAGGTTGCTGTCGTCGAAAGTTTCATTGAAGGATTGAACGATCATCTGCACCCTTTTGTTTCTATCGGTAAGCCACTGAATTACCTTGAGGCGGTGGAAATAGCAAAAAGGGCTGAAGCTAGTCTTAAGAGGAGTGGCAATCGAGTTCCTACCCAACATCATCAGTCGGGGAGGCAACAATTCAATTCATCTGGTTCTGCATCTCTTCGTCCACGTGGGAAACAATTTAAGAAGCCTGGTTCTAGTTCTTCGAGTTCAGGGAGTTCGGGGAACCGTGGGGGATATCGCTATAGTGGACCTTACTGTGATCACTGTGGAGGCAAGCATTCCAGTAATCAGTGTGTTGGAGTTCAAGGGGTTTGCAATGTTTGTGGTCGGCCGGGCCATTTTTCTAGAGTCTGTCCTAGTAAGACGGGGAAATCATCCCAGTCAGGTAGTGGAGCTCAAAGTAATAGAATTCCAGCACCGTCCCAGTCTTCCCAGCAGCCTAGTCGCCCTTCGCAACAGAGCAGAGGGCAAGGTAGTCAACAGAATCAGTCATCTGCTCATGTttttgctttgacagaggatGAGGCTCAGGCAGCTCCAG GCCAATGGTATTGA